A window of Anomalospiza imberbis isolate Cuckoo-Finch-1a 21T00152 chromosome 4, ASM3175350v1, whole genome shotgun sequence contains these coding sequences:
- the BOD1L1 gene encoding biorientation of chromosomes in cell division protein 1-like 1 isoform X2: MATNPQPPPPPPPPPQQPPPLPGAGAGAGGGAAEPELVSMIVNHLKSQGLFDQFRRDCLADVDTKPAYQNLRQRVDNFVSNHLATHTWSPHLNKNQLRNNIRQQVLKSGMLESGIDRIISQVVDPKINHTFRPQVEKAVHEFLATWNHKEEGGPSTSPSEEKADASVTVQGVSATTPSANVASDAMSILETITSLNQEASAARASTETSNPKNNDKVAKKLSSQQSVDGSTDKERNAEDLPDKEKAICDLSGEGAETLAKCEDLNELPCQSEEIKNSAKETNTFTGKDTPQESEDIKSKLLDKSDKKPEVSEKSERRKEKKEKLDKKSDHSKKSDDTTKSKEEKQAKESEPVKHLVPEKNSNKHKTAESTKEENMLIDSDMDVLSDITVSSVHTSDLSSFEEESEDEPVISDSTEEGEITSGEEKNSQSKTKPHANELSDGKAKPVRHAYVRKPFLYSKYFSDSDDERTVEQRRQSIAKEKEERLLRRRINRERLEEKRKQKAAEKTKSLKTGNQNAKGKSGLQLEEPSSKSLESKTTGTSIKDVLKEQKFLEKKVALSRKRKRDSRHTEDSCRKKNDPSEEDSKEMQKTNETCEKNSSKELKHNHGKNEICKQLRRLSEWGHSAEESKSDSKAEKEHKRKTSTSLQAEGAQQDSETRDAKKQLDKAEVNTEEPQKQKSISKNEKHPKKDTDTEIQHMRNSAKKEAKSYRDKNEKERTAVEDKLPLKHKHKGDGIHKPGEDVELHSFERSLKGEDGGQKHNQQIKVSSDDKCERKSKHRSERRVSVTGKDGKNPSDSTLKAEELLRKENKKDRHLSTDKPRAEYKTKRSLSDSKPQKDSLSASKQPGSASHRRSESYSEDKHEIETTNSDSNVKLEDGVHKDRRRSKSLAEDKVLLKSKSKSHSKQFKASETELQELTKQDTGQKLDKDKSMEDNDSDKQHKSRNEDKGLEESGAEFQLASGPQSTQGSQKDFSHRVKLHSGEKGAVKEKYRSDKDLSNSKLERRFSAEGHKSRNLKHSNKEIKKKEDNIKLEDKDTKEMESGHERLSNVTMAADKKQSKKVSCENRKGNISNQDLLKEEKQSASTTESNQVPAPQKATMNNDDLHAGHEEELIELDLKKTKAQDASNMDGKNIQNSLQATDVKCAVKQKGSRSISNKELKHSLADPEVCESQFLPAAEKTVEQEDTSNKQLGALDPLSKKASMAQGPGKQGAYKTNIVYETSGRTLKNASSKDQASKDSRRPKNLRTVINSNSDDVPLAINSSREDAADAKSMDMDISDSTDSLGTMSKECHNSDGTSLLEDAFLLKNDTAQVVYMEQDRAVPSSVMKDDGDNTVVANSVEKVNEVSRPDEQAMEDSTAGLCRQKDYNEAAKSEGSQYRKLKRKEENLMSGITEYHGNVTTKELSPRRKRRECLNIDPSTTGERSTMMDIVEKSKVHDIDDMIQSSSVSVPEDVPEESFKGSVIANGQEGTNVVSMEDKNESNAVGTSAGSSKLSLLYSSLQKTPASVIGTSTEKIIESTAMATSTGGEGAEGSTSHSGKDSDATTTCSEESEVTVICTSIEADEGFTTGMWVKRSEGHSFVTGADTGDCTVAAAEEGGGSVVTEGLAESESFLTSTEGEENGDSTMVDAEEGCKDSVNPSGVEIEGSVNSAGTEEKDDAVTSAGSEEKQKTSTCVDRGKFESSVSCLGEMESDGAVTSAGTETGEGSASVDNSGEFRGNVTAGQVKEHEGTVTCTGAEERGHNFIICSVTGTDTQGENTVTGACVAVVTNNSATAGTSGDKSEDTVNGESAVTSTGITPEDDAEISAVCTGLGDSNEGFVVCLETEKCESLMNSTRAKEEATITTVSVGLCDDEGFVTSTGSKEEDEEGEDIVSSTGRGNEENEHASTCTGVESESALICIGAEEGESSIICIVAEQMEAESGVAGTDINKLTVDSMTSAEKEANCGTDCRNDKGIVESSVTSASAADEGALAAQTGKCEGILLPSDAEECEGPMTSAMAVQDKTQFGAEDKHEKATTFFDSRGLDASISSAVPKKDDTSHTPADRGVKVKGDVISTSTVEDAPLHSATDAEEGPLAVARVNESGENSMILIDAEDTMPMPSTATEFKECVNTYSSKQEKDECTMISTSIVEEFEAPMSSAAIEYDGQLPSVKTEEINENTMVSVDMEVYEVPMPSESSTGGDDNGDDGSHPTASGKEEKDECAMISTSVVEEQVILMSSEVTEEVIQHISDTESKNEALVISTSTAECFEAPMSSVAVQDENNLTASETEGRCEAAMITTSMTEECEIVLISAAPQAESQLIVAGDEGAILSPNASEECRVVETTETVDEQFGLTAFNADGKSKGSVIFVGECGAPVLRVATDSEDQHTASNIEDKEEGAVITLSTMEECDSLFTFTVIEESQLATESTEVKDKSEEIFNTANQIECILSTTGPEKSGNSLLVIGRENETHESGVRTESVASQATVDGEITETDENAVNLMSVDEALCVEISTETAESPSPEAGEDNEQAEDVLCENVTSELSSTISEAAKESEAVRNVNYKLNSNVLLESDLSEIRTPLPKTQALSLVSANEVTVNTNHGEVTIEAELGEKRDLTSLHVEKLYDSDDKTNLVETGDTGIEVTFQKSNATFNSGNNTALPKLTEELESTLRTDKSQQPESARSEEGCMDLQTRELQKDMLQRNTPLEKETSHVENLATQITEEHRSRGIQCKSPETMDKEKCKQQIAQDVLKDDEQSQRSKMKPGNIKEVISGDAAEVSKEIDVTQTPPRSTAEEKDDFNFEQEMSEKKKHSPESNENSPEENQPVVVKRKRGRPRKYPLEAVQPGGGESKADMSTGNLQSPSFASRGKTPQTGTDLSNKKETTNEDEAEKAEMVVRKRGRKPRRSLVQSEEMETLEPEKKRRKLTSSEDELKEQEEGEEEDGEEDDDAHSGATTRSAKRLEAQRKQPSKPTTRATSKGSSPSSVSPRKRQKLAAKKRSPSDTKINKSPPLTQLKVQSAKRKREDSPTVVRRKGQQKAEETPLKKAKR; this comes from the exons atGGCCACCAACCCccagcccccgccgcccccgccgccgccccctcagcagccgccgccgctgccgggggccggggccggcgcggggggcggcgcggccgAGCCCGAGCTGGTCTCCATGATCGTTAACCACCTCAAGAGCCAGGGGCTCTTCGACCAGTTCCGCCGCGACTGCTTGGCCGACGTGGACACCAAG CCTGCCTACCAGAATTTGAGACAGCGCGTTGACAACTTTGTTTCCAACCATTTGGCAACTCATACCTGGAGTCCTCATCTCAACAAGAACCAGCTGAGAAATAACATTAGACAGCAGGTTCTCAA GTCTGGAATGTTGGAATCGGGAATTGACAGAATTATTTCTCAGGTTGTGGACCCAAAGATCAACCACACATTCAGACCTCAGGTGGAAAAAGCTGTCCATGAATTTTTAGCCACATGGAATCACAAAGAGGAGGGAGGCCCCAGTACGTCTCCAAGTGAGGAGAAAGCAGATGCTTCTGTTACAGTACAAG GTGTCTCTGCTACAACTCCAAGTGCTAATGTAGCTAGTGATGCAATGTCCATTTTGGAAACAATAACTTCTCTTAATCAAGAAGCAAGCGCTGCCAGGGCTTCAACAGAGACCTCAAATCCCAAGAACAATGACAAAGTTGCAAAAAAACTCTCATCTCAGCAGAGTGTGGATGGTAGTACTGATAAAGAGAGAAATGCAGAGGACTTGCCAGacaaagagaaagcaatttGTGACCTTTCTGGAGAAGGGGCTGAAACACTTGCAAAGTGTGAAGATTTAAATGAGCTTCCCTGCcaaagtgaagaaataaaaaattcagcAAAGGAAACTAATACATTTACAGGTAAAGATACTCCACAGGAAAGTGAAGACATAAAGAGTAAATTACTGGATAAATCTGACAAGAAACCAGAGGTCAgtgaaaaaagtgaaagaagaaaagaaaagaaggaaaagcttGACAAGAAATCTGATCATTCAAAGAAAAGTGATGATACTACAAagtcaaaagaagaaaaacaagcaaaagagTCAGAACCAGTGAAACACTTagttccagaaaaaaatagcaataaacaTAAAACAGCTGAAAGCACTAAAGAAG AAAATATGCTAATAGATTCAGATATGGATGTActcagtgacatcacagtcagctctgtccATACCAGTGACCTTTCTTCCTTTGAAGAGGAGAGCGAAGATGAGCCTGTAATTTCTGACAGTACTGAAGAGGGGGAGATCACATCAGGTG aggagaaaaacagtCAAAGTAAGACGAAGCCCCATGCGAACGAGCTGAGTGATGGGAAAGCCAAGCCTGTTCGCCACGCTTATGTTCGCAAGCCTTTCCTGTACTCCAAATACTTCAGTGATTCCGATGATGAACGAACTGTAGAACAGCGCCGTCAGTCCATT gccaaagaaaaagaagagagactCCTTAGAAGACGAATTAACAGAGAGAGACTTGAAGAAAAACGTAAACAGAAGGCTGCAGAAAAGACGAAATCCCTAAAAACTGGAAATCAGAATGCTAAAG GAAAAAGTGGCTTACAATTAGAAGAACCTTCATCAAAAAGTCTAGAGTCAAAAACAACTGGTACCAGCATTAAGGATGTGCTTAAAGAACAgaaatttttggaaaaaaaagtggccctgagcagaaaaagaaaaagagattcaCG GCATACTGAAGAtagctgcagaaagaaaaatgatcCATCTGAAGAAGATTctaaagaaatgcaaaagaCAAATGAG acctgtgaaaaaaattcttccaaagAATTGAAGCACAATcatggaaaaaatgaaatctgtAAACAACTTAGAAGACTTTCGGAATGGGGACATTCAGCTGAGGAAAGCAAAAGTGATtctaaagcagaaaaagaacataaaagaaaaacctCCACTTCTCTTCAGGCTGAAGGAGCTCAGCAGGACAGCGAAACACGGGATGCAAAAAAACAACTGGATAAAGCAGAAGTCAATACTGAAGAACCACAGAAGCAGAAATCCATATCTAAGAAtgaaaaacaccccaaaaaagaTACTGACACAGAAATTCAACATATGAGAAATTCTGCCAAAAAAGAAGCCAAGTCTTACagagataaaaatgaaaaggaaagaactGCTGTAGAAGATAAACTTCCTTTAAAGCACAAACATAAAGGAGATGGTATTCACAAGCCAGGTGAAGATGTTGAACTTCATTCATTTGAGCGAAGTTTGAAAGGAGAGGATGGTGGGCAGAAACATAATCAACAAATAAAGGTTTCCTCAGATGacaaatgtgaaagaaaaagtaaacaCCGAAGTGAACGGAGAGTATCAGTAACAGGAAAAGATGGTAAAAACCCTTCTGATTCAACCTTAAAAGCTGAAGAACTGCTGcggaaagaaaacaaaaaagacagaCATCTCTCAACAGACAAACCAAGAGCAGAATACAAGACCAAAAGGTCCTTGAGTGATTCTAAGCCACAGAAGGATTCCCTAAGTGCCTCAAAGCAACCTGGTTCAGCATCACACAGAAGGAGCGAAAGCTACTCAGAAGATAAGCATGAAATAGAAACAACTAACTCTGACAGTAATGTAAAACTTGAAGATGGTGTTCATAAAGATAGACGAAGATCTAAGAGCCTTGCAGAAGATAAGGTTTTGTTAAAGTCCAAGTCAAAGAGTCATAGTAAACAGTTCAAAGCATCTGAAACGGAATTACAGGAATTAACAAAACAAGACACTGGACAGAAACTAGACAAAGACAAGAGCATGGAAGACAATGATTCAGATAAACAGCACAAATCCAGGAATGAAGATAAAGGTTTGGAGGAGAGTGGTGCCGAGTTTCAGCTTGCAAGTGGCCCACAGTCAACTCAGGGATCACAAAAAGACTTTAGTCACAGAGTTAAGTTACATTCTGGAGAAAAAGGGGCTGtaaaagagaaatacagaagtgaTAAAGATTTAAGTAATTCCAAACTAGAAAGAAGGTTCTCTGCTGAAGGTCATAAAAGCAGAAACTTAAAGCACAGCAAcaaggaaataaagaagaagGAAGATAACATCAAATTGGAAGATAAAGATACTAAAGAAATGGAGAGTGGGCATGAAAGATTATCTAATGTCACAATGGCAGCagataaaaaacaaagcaagaaggTATCCTGTGAAAATAGGAAAGGCAATATATCAAACCAAGATTTACTTAAGGAGGAAAAGCAATCAGCTAGCACAACTGAAAGCAACCAGGTTCCAGCCCCTCAGAAGGCAACAATGAATAATGATGACTTGCATGCTGGTCATGAGGAAGAGCTGATCGAACttgatttgaaaaaaacaaaagcacaggATGCATCTAACATGGATggaaaaaacattcaaaactCTCTTCAAGCCACAGATGTCAAGTGTGCAGTAAAACAAAAAGGATCTCGTTCTATCTCAAATAAGGAGTTAAAACACAGCTTGGCAGATCCTGAAGTCTGTGAATCACAGTTTCTGCCTGCAGCTGAAAAAACTGTTGAACAAGAAGATACTTCAAATAAACAACTTGGTGCCTTAGACCCTTTGTCCAAAAAAGCTTCCATGGCTCAAGGTCCCGGTAAACAAGGGGCTTATAAAACAAATATTGTGTATGAAACAAGTGGTAGAACCTTAAAGAATGCATCTAGTAAGGATCAGGCTTCAAAAGATAGCAGAAGACCAAAGAATTTAAGAACTGTGATAAATTCTAATTCAGATGATGTTCCTTTAGCAATTAATTCTTCAAGAGAAGATGCTGCTGATGCAAAGTCCATGGATATGGATATCTCAGATTCTACAGATTCTTTAGGTACCATGTCTAAAGAATGCCACAATTCAGATGGGACTTCCTTATTGGAAGATGCTTTCCTTTTGAAGAATGATACAGCACAGGTTGTATACATGGAGCAAGATCGTGCAGTGCCGAGTTCTGTCATGAAAGATGATGGTGACAACACCGTCGTGGCAAACAGTGTGGAAAAAGTTAATGAGGTGTCCCGGCCTGATGAGCAGGCAATGGAAGACAGTACAGCTGGGTTATGTAGGCAGAAAGATTACAATGAAGCAGCAAAGTCAGAAGGCTCTCAATATAGgaagttaaaaagaaaagaggaaaacttGATGTCTGGCATAACTGAATATCATGGAAATGTAACAACAAAAGAACTTAGcccaagaagaaaaagaagagagtGCTTGAATATAGATCCTTCCACAACGGGAGAAAGAAGCACAATGATGGATATTGTGGAAAAGAGCAAGGTGCATGACATTGATGATATGATCCAGTCTTCCTCTGTTTCAGTGCCTGAAGATGTTCCTGAGGAAAGCTTCAAAGGCTCTGTTATAGCTAATGGGCAAGAAGGGACTAATGTGGTTAGCATGGAAGACAAAAATGAAAGTAATGCTGTAGGTACCAGTGCAGGAAGTAGTAAACTTAGTTTGTTGTATAGCAGCCTACAAAAAACTCCTGCCAGTGTGATAGGAACAAGCACAGAAAAGATCATTGAGAGCACTGCAATGGCAACTAGtacaggaggagaaggagctgagggTAGTACATCACATTCTGGAAAGGACAGTGATGCTACAACCACTTGCTCAGAAGAAAGTGAGGTGACCGTAATCTGCACAAGCATAGAAGCTGATGAAGGTTTCACAACAGGCATGTGGGTAAAACGTAGTGAGGGCCACAGTTTTGTCACAGGAGCAGATACTGGTGACTGTACTGTTGCAGCAGCTGAAGAAGGTGGTGGCAGTGTTGTCACTGAAGGATTAGCAGAAAGTGAAAGCTTCCTAACAAGtacagaaggagaagaaaatggtGACAGTACCATGGTTGATGCAGAAGAAGGTTGTAAGGATTCAGTGAACCCAAGTGGAGTAGAAATTGAAGGCAGTGTGAATAGTGCTgggacagaagaaaaagatgatGCTGTGACTAGTGCAGGctctgaagaaaagcaaaagaccTCAACTTGTGTAGATAGAGGCAAATTTGAAAGTTCTGTGTCCTGCTTAGGTGAAATGGAGAGCGATGGAGCTGTAACTAGTGCAGGGACAGAAACAGGTGAAGGGTCAGCCAGTGTTGATAATTCAGGTGAATTTAGGGGCAATGTGACAGCTGGCCAAGTAAAAGAACACGAAGGTACTGTGACTTGCACAGGTGCAGAAGAAAGAGGTCATAACTTCATCATCTGTTCTGTGACTGGTACAGATACCCAAGGAGAAAACACTGTAACTGGTGCGTGTGTTGCAGTGGTCACAAACAACAGTGCCACAGCTGGAACTAGTGGTGACAAATCTGAGGATACTGTAAATGGTGAAAGCGCGGTGACCAGCACAGGCATAACCCCAGAAGATGATGCTGAAATTTCAGCGGTCTGCACAGGGCTAGGAGACAGCAACGAGGGATTTGTAGTTTGtttagaaactgaaaaatgtgaaaGTCTAATGAACAGTACAAGGGCAAAGGAAGAAGCCACCATCACTACAGTCAGTGTAGGACTATGTGATGATGAAGGTTTTGTGACTAGTACAGGCTCAAAAGAAGAGGATGAAGAAGGCGAGGATATTGTGTCCAGTACAGGaagaggaaatgaagaaaatgaacatgCTTCTACTTGTACAGGAGTGGAAAGTGAAAGTGCACTAATTTGTATAGGTGCAGAAGAAGGTGAAAGTTCCATTATCTGCATAGTTGCTGAACAAATGGAAGCTGAGTCAGGAGTGGCTGGCACAGATATAAATAAGCTTACTGTCGACAGCATGACAAGTGCAGAGAAAGAAGCTAATTGTGGCACAGACTGCAGAAATGATAAAGGCATTGTTGAAAGCAGCGTGACCAGTGCAAGTGCTGCAGATGAGGGTGCCTTAGCTGCACAGACAGGAAAGTGTGAAGGTATCTTGCTTCCCTCAGATGCTGAGGAATGTGAGGGTCCCATGACTAGTGCTATGGCAGTGCAAGATAAGACACAGTTTGGTGCTGAAGACAAACATGAGAAAGCCACGACTTTCTTTGACAGCAGAGGACTTGATGCCTCTATAAGTAGTGCAGTTCCAAAGAAGGATGATACTTCTCATACTCCTGCTGACAGAGGAGTAAAGGTAAAAGGTGATGTCATTTCTACCAGCACAGTGGAAGATGCTCCTTTACATTCAGCCACAGATGCTGAAGAAGGTCCACTTGCTGTTGCAAGAGTAAACGAAAGTGGGGAAAACTCTATGATATTAATAGACGCTGAAGACACAATGCCTatgcccagcacagccacagagtTTAAAGAGTGTGTGAATACTTATAGCAGTAAGCAGGAGAAAGATGAGTGCACTATGATTTCCACCAGTATTGTGGAGGAATTTGAGGCTCCTATGTCAAGTGCAGCTATTGAATATGATGGTCAGCTCCCCTCTGTGAAAACGGAAGAAATAAATGAGAATACTATGGTTTCTGTAGATATGGAGGTATATGAGGTTCCCATGCCTAGTGAATCCAGCACAGGAGGAGATGATAATGGTGATGATGGAAGTCACCCAACTGCTagtgggaaggaagaaaaggatgaGTGTGCTATGATTTCCACAAGTGTTGTGGAAGAACAAGTAATCCTAATGTCAAGTGAAGTCACAGAAGAGGTGATTCAGCATATCTCAGACACAGAGTCAAAGAATGAAGCATTAGTGATCTCTACAAGTACAGCAGAATGTTTTGAAGCTCCTATGTCTAGTGTAGCTGTGCAAGATGAAAACAATCTCACTGCTTCAGAAACAGAAGGAAGATGTGAAGCTGCTATGATCACTACAAGCATGACAGAAGAATGTGAGATAGTCCTGATCAGTGCAGCACCACAAGCTGAAAGTCAGCTCATCGTAGCAGGAGATGAAGGGGCCATTCTCTCTCCAAATGCATCAGAGGAATGTAGGGTGGTGGAGACCACTGAAACTGTAGATGAACAATTTGGACTAACTGCTTTCAATGCAGATGGGAAAAGCAAAGGTTCTGTGATTTTTGTGGGAGAATGTGGAGCTCCTGTGCTAAGAGTTGCAACTGACAGTGAAGATCAACACACTGCTTCAAATATAGAAGATAAGGAGGAGGGGGCAGTGATCACTCTGAGCACAATGGAAGAATGTGATAGTCTCTTCACCTTCACAGTCATAGAAGAAAGTCAGCTTGCTACTGAGAGTACAGAAGTAAAAGAcaaaagtgaagaaatttttaataCTGCTAACCAGATTGAATGCATTCTTTCAACCACAGGCCCAGAAAAAAGCGGGAATTCTTTGCTTGTTATTGGTAGAGAGAACGAGACACATGAGAGTGGGGTGAGGACAGAATCAGTAGCATCTCAGGCCACAGTAGACGGTGAAATCACAGAAACAGATGAAAATGCAGTGAACCTCATGAGTGTCGATGAGGCCCTTTGTGTGGAGATTAGTACAGAGACTGCTGAGAGTCCTTCCCCAGAGGCAGGTGAGGACAATGAGCAAGCAGAAGATGTTTTATGTGAGAACGTTACATCGGAACTCTCTAGTACGAtttcagaagcagcaaaagAGAGTGAAGCTGTAAGGAATGTAAACTATAAATTAAATTCAAACGTACTTCTAGAAAGTGACTTATCTGAAATAAGGACTCCCTTGCCGAAGACGCAGGCTCTCTCCTTAGTTTCTGCAAATGAAGTGACTGTAAACACCAACCATGGTGAAGTAACGATAGAAGCAGAactaggggaaaaaagggatctCACGTCATTGCATGTAGAAAAGCTATATGACAGTGATGACAAAACCAACTTGGTCGAAACAGGTGATACTGGCATTGAAGTTACTTTTCAGAAAAGTAATGCAACCTTTAATTCAG GCAATAATACAGCCTTACCAAAGTTGACAGAAGAACTAGAAAGTACCTTGAGAACTGACAAG TCACAACAGCCTGAAAGTGCAAGAAGTGAAGAAGGATGTATGGATCTTCAGACTAGAGAACTGCAAAAAG ataTGCTGCAGAGGAATACTCCTTTAGAAAAAGAAACTTCTCAT GTGGAAAACTTGGCTACCCAGATAACTGAAGAGCATAGATCTAGAGGAATTCAGTGTAAATCTCCAGAGACAATggataaagaaaaat GCAAACAGCAGATTGCTCAGGATGTGCTAAAAGATGATGAACAAAGTCAGCGTTCCAAAATGAAACCTGGTAACATCAAG GAAGTTATTTCTGGTGATGCAGCAGAAGTGTCCAAAGAAATTGATGTAACACAAACACCTCCTAGAAGTACTGCGGAAGAAAAAG ATGACTTTAACTTTGAACAGGAAatgtctgaaaagaaaaagcacagtCCAGAATCAAATGAAAATTCTCCAGAG gaaaatcaGCCTGTAGTGGTGAAACGCAAAAGGGGACGGCCTCGTAAATACCCTCTTGAAGCAGTACAGCCTGGTG GTGGGGAGTCAAAAGCTGATATGAGCACTGGGAAT ctgcagtcTCCTTCCTTTGCAAGTAGAGGGAAAACACCTCAAACAG